The Cryptomeria japonica chromosome 2, Sugi_1.0, whole genome shotgun sequence region gatttaatttaaataaaaataattattgatgaaattacaactTTTATAGTGCTTTTTATCCCATATAAACAATATTATATTTTCTTATTTAAACTTATTCTTTTTCAACCTTTTGAAGTATCCTCaaggaaaataataattaaaattaaaaaaaaaaaaaaaaaaactccacgGGAGAGGGAGGGCAATGGAGAGTACAAAAGAGAATTAATGGTAGAGAAAACCCACACCAAATATAGGAGAAGAAAAAAATTAATGGTGATGatcactaggggaagagcaccaatagccaTCATACCTAACTTCACACACCCATAGATTCTAAACGATATgtcgaattttgaatttttttttttggttgtcttcgtatgcgacttaactgcttaaagctattgatctagcttttgggtagtaacgatgcacgttgtggaatcagttatgcacacaaaggtgaaaagtacacatttcaaagggTCGcatgatacctaactaaagatgttccagtagccgtccactcaaaatcactagtacttgtagacaaatgtcccaatagttttgcacaaatgtttcaatagtggtgcacaaatgggccaattatgaacaaaaaatgatcggctattgttacaaaacaaatttattaatggtgttttcactatgacggttATTGGGAGGTCACTATGACAATAAGATGACGACTATTAGAACTATGACggctattggtactcttcccctagagAAAGGCCATACCTCATCATACCATGCAGTAATTGCCTACAAAAGCTAGATGTTGTGCATTTAACACCATACCATGCAATAATTTCTTGTAAAAGTTTGATTCTTTGCATTTAACCACCATTATAATCTCGGTGGAATTGGAAGTAATAAAGAGGGTTTCGTGGGAGTATGTTTATAGAAGAGATCTTTCCATCAAAACCAAACTTTGTAACAAAAAGTAACTTACTTCCTATACCCTCCCAAATATTTTCTATATGACTTCCTTATGTCCCCATGGCCCATGCAATAATTTCctctaaaagttttattctttacaTTTAACCACCATTATGATCTCGGTGGGATTGGAAGTAATAAAGGGGGTTCCGTGGGAGTATGTTTATAGAAGAGATCTTTCCATCAAAACCAAACTTTGTAACAAAAAGTAACTGACTTCCTATACCCTCACAAATGTTTTCTATCTGACTTCCTTATGTCCCCATGGCCCAAAAAAATTGCTAGCAGATGACTGGTTTATCTTTACCTCTTTCTGCCTGTGTGCAGTCATCCACGTGACCAACAAAATGCCTATTGCAACGAATGATTCTGATTATATCCGACTGATTCCTCTGCACACTGCCAATTACAGCAGCCTCTGCTCACATAGCCCAATCTCAGCAACTGCAGATCAATGACCAGCACATATTAATTGGCTCCTCACAAGAGCGATTCAAACCCTCACGTTTCACTTCTAAACTCTGCATATTTATCCTTCCCTACTTCAATAGCATATTTCTCTTCCTCACATCCACACACAGGAACAAACAAGTGCAATGATTTTAGATGCACCCGCAGGACCTCCCTACAGCTTTGATATCAATTGAAATATAAAATAcagaaaataataataatctaaagttttccattgttttttaaaataaaatgctgTACATGTATAGACTTAGAAAATGTAACAGAATAGAAACCTAGTATCTACAACTACCAAAACTAAAACTATTTCCTTCACATCCTGTTCAACTGTAACATTTTTTGCCCAAATTAACTTGTCTTTCGTAAGAGAGCTAAGATCACTATGTCCAGGTCAATCATTACTCTCGCGTCTCATAATTTTTAGCAGATTTTTTTCTTTCACTATTTTCGATGTGTTCTCTAGTATAAGGCCTATATTTTCATCGAGAATTGAAAAGCTACTTTTTAAAACTTCAATTGTTAGGCTTCACTGGTCATCTTTCCAGAGACTTCTCCCTCTTCTCCTTTCAACTTTCCTTTCTCTTTCCCATTCCCCCTTTAATTTCGTCGATCCCTGAAATCATGTGATTCTATTATCTTGGGAGTCGAGCCTCGTTTCCTCATCTCATTATTAGTTTAAGATTATGTATATCGAGGTTTAGGTTTCAGCAGAGTTGTGTAGTCTACTTTCCTTGTGGGCTAACGGGAGCTGAAGAATGAAACTTTCATGTTTCAATAATTTGGAATGACGATTTCAAGTTTTGCATTCTAGTGCAGTAAGTGTTGTCACCGATTGAAGATTTGAAAGGTTTAAAGTTTACAGATTTCGGGCAATATGCACATTTGAGAGTTCGAAAATAATGCATGGCAATGGGCAAATTGCCTATATATAATTTTGCAATGCCACACATAGCAGTTTCAGATTCTGCAAAAATAGAAATTAAGGTTTACATATATTAAAAGCAGTTCAAATATGAATCAAAAATTCTTTGAACTTGGCCTAATATGTTAATTACGAGACTTATCAATCCTGAAACTATCATAATAAACTATCAACTAAAATATAACTCCGAATTATATTTGTTACAGAAATAAAAAATTCCAAACCTCGTGAATCCTATAATCCATAAAAGGCCATGTTACACCTAGGATAAATGTCAGTTAAGAGGTTTTTATTGCTTATGTTCGCATAATAACCAGTGTAATGGATACATTCCATTTGTTACGAGCAATATCCATTGCAGTAGTATATTGAATAGTCAAAACATCTTTGCATAAATGCATCAGTCCCATGTTGCAAATGACTTCTCAATTTTGGATATAGATAAGTTGCAGCACTTTCCTAATTATGCCCAATCTCAGAACATCTCGTTGCAGCACTCATCTAGTTTAGAGAAGTTACCCCTCTACATAGTGTATCTCATCCATACAATCCAAGTCCAATGCTATCCATATGTTTAATATGCTCAGAAAATTTATTAGTGACTTAAATACAAACATATTAATATTCTTAAGATACAACCCTAGATAAAATTGGCAATTCTAAGAGTATGTATTGATAGTGTAGGTATCAAGTGGGAACTTGCAATGTTTTCTACAGTATCCAAGTATCCAGATTCAACATAATCTACACTGTTTTTCCAGAAAGTAATTAATGATTCTATCCAAGTATCCAGGTTCAACATAATTTACACTGTTTTTCCATTAAGTAATGAAAGATTCTTTCTCCATAATACAATATGTAATTCCTTGAAGTTTAGGATAAGTTGGCAATGAGAATATTTAGCGGCTGCCCTTGGGTGCTAGGATTTATTTCCTAACCATTTCATAAAAGTTCTGCGCCGAAAAGAAATATAGCCATTTTGCATAGCCGATGCATGTTACCACTATAAATGATCGCAGGGGAAGTGGATTTTTCCTTCAAGCAATGAAAGATTCTTTCTCCAGAATACAATATGTAATTCCTTGATGTACGGGGTGACATTTCATGAGAATATTTAGCGGCTGCCATTACTTTTGTTTGGGTGCTAGAATTTACTTCCTAACCGTTCATAAAATTTCTGTGCCGAATACAAATATAGCCATATTGCATGGCTAATGCACATTACCATTATAGTTTATCATAGGAAAGCTGGATAATAGTAATGGGCACCTCATTCTGTAATTAGGCGGAATAGATGAAAAAAAGGTACAGCTGTATGTATTTGAATATGCTCGCTGGAAGACGAGTACCTCTCCTTTAACCATGCTAGAATTCATTCAAAACAAGTTATATATATGAGCTTTATCATCCTTGTCAATACCAGTGATCCGCACAAGATCGAGTCCATTTTCCCAGCTTCCAACTCAAATGATGGAAAATGATGGTACTAATTTTAGTTTTCCAACAGGGAGAACCAAGCATGTGGTGGCTACATGCCGTATTCATTGGTGCATAAATAGTCAATATTTATTTGCGGATTACAACAAATGTATGTACGTTATTTTGTACCTCAATCCAGCTGCAGCCCGGCTGCTTTTCCACACCCCtttccttcatcatcttcctcactTTTGATACATCACCCCACTTACCAGCTGCAGCATAAATATTTGACAGTAGGACATATGGTCCAGAATTGTGGGGTTCCAATTTAAATAAGGTGTGTGCTACCCTCTCGGCAATATCAGCATTCCCGTGAACTCTGCAAGCTGCGAGCAATGCTCCCCACACAACAGCATCTGCTTGAACTTCTGCAGGCATCCTGCCGATAAAATCCTCTGCCTCGTTGAGGAGACCAGATCGACCAAGAAGATCAACCATAGATGCGTAGTGCTCTACTCTTGGCGTGATCGAATAATCCCTGCTCATTGACACAAACAACTGCCAACCTTCCTCCACCAAACCTGCATGACTACAAGCACACAGGACACCTACAAAAGTGACATCATTTGGCTTGATGCCTATGCTCTCCAATTGCTTAAACAGTTGAAGGCCCTCCACGGCATGCCCATTCTGTGCGTTGCCTACAATGATTGCATTCCATGAAATAACATCACGCTCAGGCATTGTATTGAATACTAACCGAGAATCCTCCATGCTCCCACATTTAGCATACATAGTTATAAGGGAGTTTGCCAAAGGGATATCCACGAAAGTGCCTGTCTTCATTATATACTGATGGATCTGCTTACCCTCTCCCAGAGCTGCTAGGTTCGCACATGCACTTAATATGCTTGTAAAGCTAGAGCAATCTGGCTTAACTTTTGACTCTATCATTTGAGAGAAAAGACTATAGGCTTCTTCATAAAATCCATTCTGTTCATAACCTGCAATCAGTGCATTCCATGAAATCACATTTCGTTCTTGCATTTCGTCAAACAGTTGACGTGCATCCTCCAGTCTTCGGTTTTGAGCATATCCTGCTATCATTGCATTACATGACACAACATCTGAcagaggcattctgtcaaacaagtAACGTGCTTCATCTACCCTGCCAGTCTGACTATACCCTGTAATCACTGAATTCCATGAAACTACATCCTTTTGCGGCATTTCGTCAAACAATTTCCGAGCGTCATCAATTCTCCCAGCCTGAACGTACACCATAATCATGGAGTTCCATGAAACCACATTCCTTTCAGGCATCCTGTCAAACAGATTGCGTGCAACCTCTAATCTCCCATTTTGGGCATAGCCAGAAATCATCAGAGTCCacgaggtaatatttttcattgctTCAGGCATTTGCTCGAACAATCTGCATGCATCATCTACTCTACCATTCTGCACATATCCTGTTATCATAGCATTCCAAGAAATCTCATTTCGTCCGGGAATTGTATCAAACAGACTGCGGGCATCATCGACTCTCCTACATTGAGCATAACCCGTGATCATTGTATTCCATGATACAGTGTCTCgtttaggcattttgtcaaacagttcccTTGCCGTGTCAATCCTCCCATTTCGAGCATACCCAGATATCATCAAGTTCCAAGTATATATATCTGGTTGAGGTATTTGATCGAAAAGCTCACGTGCATCTTCGATTCTATCACTCTGGGTATATCCCCTAATGACTGTGTTCCAGGAGACATTGTCTCTTTTGGGCATTCTGTCAAATAGGCAACAGGCTTCATCCAATCTTCCATTGTGCATATAGGCTGCAATCATTGAATTCCAGGAAACTACATCTCGTTGAGGCATTATATCAAACATTTGTCGCGCATCTTCCAATAATCCATTCCGAGCATATCCTGTGATGACAGAGTTCCAAGTTACTAGATCTGgttcaggcattttgtcaaacattaAGCGCGCATCTGACACTCGCCCACTCCGAAAAAGACTTACAAGTTTGTTATTCCATGAACGCCGATCCACGCTCAGCTTTCTCTTCTTCAAATTACAACTACTCGGATTACAGGTGTGAAAAGGTTGCTTATGATCAAAACTCCACAAACATGGAGTTGGATGACGTTTGAGCATTACAAGTGCTTCACTACAGGCAGAGCAAAGTCTACTCTCCAGTACCTTCATCCACTTCACCCAACTACTAAAACCCTACATTAAAATTATTCTGGTTGAATTTCCCTAACAGTTTGTAAATGATATAAATGGGTTAAATTCGAAGTTCAAGATATTTAGACTCGTTATAAGTGAAGAGCTTCCCTCTTCTGTTTGCTGTGATCAGTGCGCAAGGCATgttatattttgaaaaatttatgtagaagaggtattatattattattatgtaattaaaaatattatatgacTAGTATTTATATAAAAGAAGGTGTAATAGTTATGTCAATAGTAAAATATATTATAGGATAGAGATTCGGAATTGTAGAATGTGTCTTAATTAGTGATAACTATTTATAATATAAGCGAAATGATAAGATTGAATGTAAATTAATTTGAAACTTTAAGTTGTACAAAATGTTGTTACAATATTAAATGTGTTTATAGTCTATGAAAATTATTATATTAAGAAATTGATTAAATTGAATACATTTGTTGTTGATTGTTGATATATCTTCTAATATTACATAAacattcatgaaaatgatattgcTATTATTAAAATACTTACAAAAATAAAATTACTAAAAAATTAAAGCAAAAAACTTTCAATTGGTTTTCTAAATTTACAAACTTTAAGCTTATTTATAATtttgttaattattaattaattttaaaatctatcaaaacaattGCATGACTAAAAGAACTTTAAAATGTTGTTTTTTAATAGTTGTTCTTTATTATTTCtcaatatattttctttattttctttttttttaactttcCCTTTCATCTTCCTTTAAGTTTCtttcatattttaatttaataGTGGGTTAGTGTTTACTATTTTTGAATATTTTCTCTATCATTTGTTTTCaactttcctttttattttattttaagtttctTTTAACAACATGAATTTGAAGAAAAGTCTTGTAGAGTTGTAGAATAGGGGTGACTCAAAATTGTAAACAACACtaactatagtcacataaatctatccatttaattaaatgaatatttactatttatttgattaataaacccactagccagtCGTTTTGTAAGCGGTTTATATGCTTTGGACTTTTTTATGTCTTACCTTaatttcctatgttaaaggtttcgggtcctgaaaacttgtttttcttaattaatcaaaacaacatgaatttgaaaaAAAGTCTTGTAGAGTTGTAGAATAGGGGTGACTCAAAATTGTAAACAACactaattgtagtcacataaatcagtccatttaattaaatgaatatttactatttatttgattaataaacccactagccaacagttaattaaattaacatttaattattcctcctcaaccattctcctattaattaaataaactattcaatttattttaattaattcattacaccaaattcacaatcaattaaatgaataaatcctatttatttaatttaatcccctttcctcttttaaataaataattaa contains the following coding sequences:
- the LOC131048525 gene encoding pentatricopeptide repeat-containing protein At4g02750 isoform X2 — protein: MFDIMPQRDVVSWNSMIAAYMHNGRLDEACCLFDRMPKRDNVSWNTVIRGYTQSDRIEDARELFDQIPQPDIYTWNLMISGYARNGRIDTARELFDKMPKRDTVSWNTMITGYAQCRRVDDARSLFDTIPGRNEISWNAMITGYVQNGRVDDACRLFEQMPEAMKNITSWTLMISGYAQNGRLEVARNLFDRMPERNVVSWNSMIMVYVQAGRIDDARKLFDEMPQKDVVSWNSVITGYSQTGRVDEARYLFDRMPLSDVVSCNAMIAGYAQNRRLEDARQLFDEMQERNVISWNALIAGYEQNGFYEEAYSLFSQMIESKVKPDCSSFTSILSACANLAALGEGKQIHQYIMKTGTFVDIPLANSLITMYAKCGSMEDSRLVFNTMPERDVISWNAIIVGNAQNGHAVEGLQLFKQLESIGIKPNDVTFVGVLCACSHAGLVEEGWQLFVSMSRDYSITPRVEHYASMVDLLGRSGLLNEAEDFIGRMPAEVQADAVVWGALLAACRVHGNADIAERVAHTLFKLEPHNSGPYVLLSNIYAAAGKWGDVSKVRKMMKERGVEKQPGCSWIEVQNNVHTFVVIRK
- the LOC131048525 gene encoding pentatricopeptide repeat-containing protein At4g02750 isoform X1; amino-acid sequence: MKVLESRLCSACSEALVMLKRHPTPCLWSFDHKQPFHTCNPSSCNLKKRKLSVDRRSWNNKLVSLFRSGRVSDARLMFDKMPEPDLVTWNSVITGYARNGLLEDARQMFDIMPQRDVVSWNSMIAAYMHNGRLDEACCLFDRMPKRDNVSWNTVIRGYTQSDRIEDARELFDQIPQPDIYTWNLMISGYARNGRIDTARELFDKMPKRDTVSWNTMITGYAQCRRVDDARSLFDTIPGRNEISWNAMITGYVQNGRVDDACRLFEQMPEAMKNITSWTLMISGYAQNGRLEVARNLFDRMPERNVVSWNSMIMVYVQAGRIDDARKLFDEMPQKDVVSWNSVITGYSQTGRVDEARYLFDRMPLSDVVSCNAMIAGYAQNRRLEDARQLFDEMQERNVISWNALIAGYEQNGFYEEAYSLFSQMIESKVKPDCSSFTSILSACANLAALGEGKQIHQYIMKTGTFVDIPLANSLITMYAKCGSMEDSRLVFNTMPERDVISWNAIIVGNAQNGHAVEGLQLFKQLESIGIKPNDVTFVGVLCACSHAGLVEEGWQLFVSMSRDYSITPRVEHYASMVDLLGRSGLLNEAEDFIGRMPAEVQADAVVWGALLAACRVHGNADIAERVAHTLFKLEPHNSGPYVLLSNIYAAAGKWGDVSKVRKMMKERGVEKQPGCSWIEVQNNVHTFVVIRK